One Drosophila subobscura isolate 14011-0131.10 chromosome U, UCBerk_Dsub_1.0, whole genome shotgun sequence DNA window includes the following coding sequences:
- the LOC117901924 gene encoding limbic system-associated membrane protein, giving the protein MSKITTQCQANGCANALKVALVVILMCQHCQLQRVEVPPEAIVDPKFSSPIMNMTAPVGRDAFLTCVVQDLGPYKVAWLRVDTQTILTIQNHVITKNQRIGIANSEHKTWTMRIRDIKESDKGWYMCQINTDPMKSQMGYLDVVVPPDILDYPTSTDMVVREGSNVTLKCAATGSPEPTITWRRESGVPIELASGEEVPSIEGTDLIIPNVKRQHMGAYLCIASNGVPPSVSKRITLIVHFPPMITVQNQLIGAVEGKGVTLECESEAYPKSINYWTRERGEIVPPGGKYSANVTEIGGYRNSMKLHINPLSQAEFGAYRCVAKNSLGDTDGTIKLYRIPPNAVNYVENFEARHKGKKRTKSSEMYHPARAQEHSGEDMENPGKRKADLSLSAESIDSMYGASSAVVQHQTLNRLLLILVLVLTTTTTMATTATAAASMMRKTQLPLLPQTLTHV; this is encoded by the exons atGAGTAAAATAACTACACAATGCCAGGCTAATGGCTGTGCGAATGCTCTAAAAGTGGCGCTCGTTGTCATTCTAATGTGCCAGCACTGCCAGCTGCAACGAGTGGAGGTGCCACCGGAAGCAATTG TTGATCCCAAATTTAGTTCACCGATTATGAACATGACAGCGCCCGTGGGACGTGATGCCTTTCTCACATGCGTCGTCCAGGATTTGGGACCATACAAG GTGGCGTGGCTGCGTGTCGACACCCAAACAATCCTAACCATACAAAACCATGtaataacaaaaaaccaacgcattggcattgccaacTCGGAGCATAAGACCTGGACAATGCGCATTCGTGACATCAAAGAGTCGGACAAAGGATG GTACATGTGCCAAATCAACACGGATCCAATGAAAAGCCAGATGGGCTACCTCGATGTTGTGG TACCGCCGGATATCCTAGATTATCCTACAAGCACGGACATGGTCGTTCGCGAGGGCAGTAACGTGACGCTCAAATGCGCTGCTACCGGTTCACCAGAGCCGACAATTACATGGCGACGTGAAAGTGGAGTGCCCATCGAGCTGGCCAGCGGAGAAGAGG TGCCCAGCATTGAAGGCACCGATCTGATAATACCCAATGTAAAGCGTCAGCATATGGGCGCCTATCTGTGTATTGCTTCCAATGGTGTGCCCCCCTCAGTGAGCAAGCGAATAACACTCATTGTGCATT TCCCACCTATGATCACTGTACAAAATCAACTCATTGGCGCTGTAGAGGGCAAAGGCGTTACTTTGGAATGCGAATCGGAGGCCTATCCAAAGTCTATCAACTACTGGACTCGCGAACGCGGCGAGATAGTGCCGCCAG GTGGCAAATACTCGGCAAATGTCACGGAGATTGGTGGTTACCGCAACTCGATGAAACTTCACATAAATCCACTCTCGCAGGCGGAATTTGGTGCCTATAGATGTGTGGCCAAGAACTCGCTGGGCGATACGGATGGCACCATCAAGCTGTACA GAATACCGCCTAATGCCGTCAATTATGTGGAGAACTTTGAGGCGCGACACAAGG GCAAAAAGCGAACGAAAAGCTCGGAAATGTATCATCCGGCTCGGGCACAGGAGCACAGCGGCGAGGATATGGAGAATCCAGGCAAGAGAAAAg CCGATTTAAGTCTCAGTGCGGAGAGCATTGACAGCATGTATGGGGCGTCCTCGGCAGTGGTTCAGCACCAGACCCTCAACCGGTTACTTCTCATCCTGGTACTAGTCctaacgacaacgacgacgatggcaacgacggcgacggcggctGCGAGTATGATGCGAAAAACCCagctgccattgttgccacAAACACTGACACATGTTTGA
- the LOC117902000 gene encoding UPF0430 protein CG31712 gives MAFQSRKNKTDNVVEEEELFSGYSSTNLIEISDSEESIDGFSDRSLGAPTVRFVGGQKPFEEQPEPTADEDEHSDTESQHTFVGHDEYNADEADDSDTDDILDFCHQLEEEEARDALGGLTINDDDLESIMNCYKNTPRPDGEEADSRSESSYDSEMGDFLKPTVILGKTSVGKANSNAHGDADSLDSFNSCSVGSASDRRYIRSNATQQDWKFLEASSDREQQISSRTYNIETSSQSTCSWSHAYGAAFQASEGSSNYLPPLNLNSSGSESSATYYKCLEEKKERDGLKYEEWKKRKDDQEKKRLAAAKRRHEKEQREMEKRAEESKKHYEEWFQRKQEQKLLDNKKKLPVLKTNTNRNKETPEAKERVKEWERRKIEGQKQERERLRRQRELFEEKEKKRLQLSEAAYSKWMENIDSRPMPVPLNQGFDSLRGTVSKIYVNPNQWDSSIDPSPDLDDRCI, from the coding sequence ATGGCTTTTCAATCGCGAAAAAACAAGACAGACAATGTCGTGGAAGAAGAGGAGCTATTTTCGGGCTATAGTTCCACAAATTTGATAGAAATTAGCGACTCAGAAGAGTCTATAGATGGTTTCAGCGATCGCTCTTTGGGTGCTCCAACTGTTCGATTTGTGGGCGGCCAAAAGCCGTTCGAAGAGCAACCAGAACCCACTGCCGATGAAGACGAACACTCAGACACGGAGTCTCAACACACATTTGTGGGCCATGATGAATATAATGCTGATGAGGCTGATGACAGCGACACCGATGacattttggatttttgtcaCCAGTTGGAGGAAGAAGAGGCGCGGGATGCGTTGGGTGGACTAACCATCAATGATGATGACTTGGAATCCATAATGAATTGCTACAAGAATACACCAAGACCTGATGGCGAGGAGGCTGATTCACGCAGTGAGAGCTCCTACGACAGCGAGATGGGTGACTTCCTGAAGCCCACTGTTATTCTTGGCAAAACATCCGTGGGCAAGGCGAACTCCAACGCTCATGGCGACGCCGACAGCCTGGACTCGTTCAACAGTTGCAGCGTGGGATCGGCTAGTGACAGACGCTACATACGCAGCAACGCCACGCAGCAGGACTGGAAGTTTCTTGAGGCCAGCTCCGATCGCGAGCAGCAAATTAGCAGTCGCACCTACAACATAGAGACTTCCTCGCAGTCCACTTGCAGCTGGAGTCATGCGTATGGCGCTGCCTTTCAGGCCTCGGAGGGGAGCAGCAACTATTTGCCTCCGCTGAATTTGAACAGCAGCGGCTCGGAAAGCTCTGCCACCTACTACAAGTGTCtcgaggagaagaaggagcgCGATGGCCTCAAGTATGAGGAATGGAAAAAGCGCAAAGATGACCAAGAGAAGAAGAGGCTGGCGGCCGCCAAGCGTCGACATGAGAAGGAGCAACGAGAGATGGAAAAGCGTGCCGAGGAATCCAAGAAACACTACGAAGAGTGGTTCCAACGCAAGCAGGAACAAAAGCTGTTGGATAATAAAAAGAAGCTACCAGTTCTCAAGACGAACACCAACCGCAACAAGGAGACGCCAGAGGCCAAAGAGCGGGTCAAGGAATGGGAGCGCCGCAAGATCGAGGGGCAGAAGCAAGAGCGCGAGCGACTCCGACGCCAGCGGGAACTTTtcgaagagaaagagaagaaacgcCTGCAGTTGTCCGAAGCCGCCTACTCTAAATGGATGGAGAATATCGATTCGCGTCCCATGCCTGTGCCTCTTAACCAGGGCTTCGACTCACTCCGTGGCACAGTCTCAAAAATTTATGTCAATCCGAATCAGTGGGACTCGAGCATCGATCCTTCGCCAGATCTGGACGATCGTTGCATCTAA